In the genome of Myxococcales bacterium, one region contains:
- a CDS encoding NAD-dependent epimerase/dehydratase family protein, which yields MLRVFITGATGFLGYALGRELLEAGHTVVALSRTGSLAGDLSARGAEVFRGHLGDVARLCDGMRGCSLVFHVAADVNMWRARWSQSVETNVIGTKNVAEAALRAQVERLVYTSSAATIGKPFDAPSGTLVDERSEYNLAAQAMVYPHTKWLGECAVADAAARGLDTVTTHPAAIFGPWDFKHNLLPLFRAARGRAPLPVPNGMRTTCDVRDVAHAHVVAATSAESGAHYILGGEWVTVRQLFSAVGQALGRSRPTFTLPDTLIVGLGRSLDVVSDLTGRPPLLSREMAVQSAFRVRLSSAKAKAELGYQSRPLAQSLADAVAWYRETGAL from the coding sequence ATGCTCAGGGTCTTCATCACCGGCGCTACGGGTTTTCTTGGGTACGCGCTCGGCCGGGAGCTGCTCGAGGCTGGACACACGGTGGTGGCGCTGAGTCGGACCGGGTCGCTTGCCGGGGACCTGTCCGCGCGGGGCGCCGAGGTGTTTCGCGGCCACCTCGGGGACGTCGCACGACTCTGTGACGGGATGCGCGGTTGTTCGCTGGTGTTCCATGTCGCCGCGGACGTGAACATGTGGCGCGCACGCTGGAGCCAGAGCGTCGAGACCAACGTCATTGGCACGAAGAACGTGGCCGAGGCGGCGCTCCGCGCGCAGGTCGAGCGGTTGGTGTACACCTCCAGTGCGGCCACCATCGGAAAACCATTCGACGCACCGTCTGGAACCCTGGTCGACGAGCGCTCCGAGTACAACCTGGCCGCGCAGGCCATGGTGTATCCCCACACCAAATGGCTCGGTGAGTGCGCCGTTGCCGACGCGGCGGCGCGCGGGCTCGACACCGTGACCACGCACCCCGCTGCGATCTTCGGGCCCTGGGACTTCAAACACAACCTGCTCCCGCTGTTCAGAGCCGCCCGCGGCCGCGCGCCGCTGCCGGTTCCCAACGGCATGCGCACCACCTGCGACGTGCGCGACGTGGCTCACGCGCACGTCGTCGCTGCGACATCGGCAGAGAGCGGCGCCCACTACATCCTGGGTGGAGAGTGGGTCACCGTGAGGCAGCTCTTCAGCGCGGTCGGGCAGGCTCTGGGGCGCTCGCGTCCGACGTTCACCCTGCCCGACACGCTGATCGTGGGCCTGGGGCGCTCGCTGGATGTGGTTTCCGACCTGACGGGTCGGCCGCCGCTGCTGTCGCGGGAGATGGCGGTGCAATCGGCCTTTCGGGTGCGCCTGTCGAGCGCGAAGGCCAAAGCGGAGCTCGGGTATCAGTCGCGACCGCTCGCGCAGTCCCTCGCCGACGCAGTGGCCTGGTATCGGGAGACGGGCGCCCTGTAG
- a CDS encoding class I SAM-dependent RNA methyltransferase, with product MTHAAETTETRGVQTGDCHVWERCGGCPLMAISPEQQRRIKLERLAAVFERAGVPRTEVAWVAGRDRDYRNRLRLRITDGRVLFFNPEKDESCLVLEPELRQAITELGLAAAAEPELLRAFSWLEVRGVDSHGFQAVCLAPTIPITKHVPDAIELARGALRRQLGERFLVGVLGETEPPLQRFASRGVEVAVATGAFLQVNHAINRLLVDHVLGEATRAQADEFVDLYAGCGNFALPLGARGLSGTAVESSAVSAQSLASGARRARLDNLRVLHTTVESALEQLSSKPRAFVIADPPRAGLGSVTDALRRLGSNTLLLLSCNPETLARDLGRMSSDYRLQAVHAFDMFPHTEHLEVAATLTRVARA from the coding sequence ATGACACACGCCGCCGAGACGACCGAGACCCGGGGAGTGCAGACCGGCGACTGTCACGTCTGGGAGCGCTGTGGGGGATGCCCGCTCATGGCGATCTCGCCGGAACAGCAGCGGCGCATCAAGCTCGAACGCCTCGCGGCGGTCTTCGAACGAGCCGGCGTTCCTCGGACGGAGGTTGCATGGGTAGCCGGGCGCGACCGCGACTATCGCAATCGCTTGCGGCTGCGCATCACCGACGGGCGCGTTCTGTTCTTCAATCCAGAGAAGGACGAGAGCTGCCTGGTGCTCGAGCCCGAGCTGCGCCAAGCAATCACGGAGCTCGGACTCGCGGCCGCGGCTGAGCCCGAGCTGCTTCGCGCGTTCAGTTGGCTGGAGGTGCGCGGCGTGGACTCTCACGGTTTTCAAGCCGTGTGTCTGGCCCCGACGATTCCCATCACCAAGCATGTGCCCGACGCGATCGAATTGGCTCGCGGCGCACTCCGGCGCCAGCTCGGCGAGCGTTTTCTGGTTGGTGTGCTCGGCGAAACCGAGCCGCCGCTCCAGCGCTTCGCCTCGCGTGGCGTCGAGGTCGCCGTGGCCACGGGCGCATTTTTGCAGGTCAACCACGCCATCAACCGGTTGTTGGTGGACCACGTGCTCGGCGAAGCGACCCGCGCCCAGGCCGATGAGTTCGTGGATCTGTACGCGGGCTGCGGGAACTTTGCGTTGCCGCTGGGTGCACGAGGCCTGTCGGGCACGGCGGTTGAGTCGTCCGCTGTGTCGGCGCAATCTCTCGCTTCTGGCGCGCGCCGCGCGAGACTCGACAACCTGCGCGTGCTTCACACGACTGTGGAGTCGGCCCTGGAACAGCTCAGCTCGAAGCCCCGTGCGTTCGTCATCGCCGATCCCCCGCGCGCTGGGCTGGGCAGCGTGACGGATGCGCTGAGGCGTCTGGGCTCGAACACGCTACTCTTGCTCTCCTGCAACCCGGAGACTCTGGCGCGTGATCTTGGGCGAATGTCGTCGGACTACCGACTTCAGGCCGTGCATGCGTTCGACATGTTTCCGCATACCGAGCACCTCGAGGTCGCCGCGACGTTGACACGTGTGGCGCGGGCGTAG
- a CDS encoding dihydrofolate reductase family protein yields the protein MPAKRQKLVVRCLMMSVDGFAAGVDQRLEQPFGDHTKGFTDWVFATRSGCQMLGIDGGEVNADDHYVAHSFDDIGATILGRNMFGPSRGPWTDDGWKGWWGPNPPYHAPTFVLTHHPRAPIPMDGGTTFHFATQGIDDTLERAFAAANGMDVRLMGGAATIRQYLAAELIDELHLVVVPMLIGRGERIFPESSPPPGYVCVEHTATPAVIHLRFERAPTPLPAG from the coding sequence ATGCCCGCGAAACGCCAGAAGCTCGTTGTCCGATGTCTCATGATGTCAGTGGACGGCTTCGCCGCGGGCGTCGACCAGCGACTCGAGCAACCGTTCGGAGACCACACCAAGGGCTTCACCGACTGGGTGTTCGCGACCCGCTCTGGATGCCAGATGCTGGGCATCGATGGGGGCGAGGTCAACGCCGACGACCACTACGTCGCGCACAGCTTCGACGACATTGGCGCGACCATCCTCGGCCGCAACATGTTCGGACCGTCGCGCGGCCCGTGGACCGACGACGGCTGGAAAGGCTGGTGGGGACCCAACCCGCCGTATCACGCTCCGACGTTCGTGCTCACCCATCACCCGCGCGCACCGATCCCGATGGACGGTGGCACGACGTTCCACTTCGCCACGCAGGGGATCGACGACACCCTCGAGCGCGCGTTCGCCGCCGCCAATGGCATGGACGTCCGGCTGATGGGCGGCGCCGCGACCATTCGCCAATACCTGGCTGCCGAACTGATCGACGAGCTCCACCTCGTCGTCGTGCCGATGCTCATCGGTCGCGGCGAACGCATCTTCCCCGAGTCCTCCCCGCCGCCCGGCTACGTCTGCGTCGAGCACACCGCCACGCCGGCCGTCATCCATCTCCGCTTCGAACGTGCCCCGACACCGCTCCCGGCCGGGTGA